AGACGGAcaccactcctgagaaaaagcaCATCACCAACTGGCGTTTTCAAAAAGGCATTTAAAGACAGATAAGGCAAAAGTTtgtagtctgatgaaacaaatatagcactttgcattcaggccaaatagttatgTCTAGAGAAAACCAGGCTCAGCTTATCacccctaccgtgaagcatggtggcgacatcatcatgctatggggatgcttttcagtagcagggactgggagactgataaggatagagggaacaatgaatagAGCCAAATACGAGCAAATCTTGGATGAGAACCCGCTTTAGAGTGCAAacaaccttagactggggcgaagatttgCGTTCCAACAGGCCAATGACCAAAAGCAATGAtagaatggcttcagaacaagaatatgaaagtccttgagtgacccagccaaagCTCAGACTTGAATcgcattgaaaatctgtggaaagacttgattGCTCTTCACCGCCACTtcccatctaacttaacagaccctgagaaaatctgcaagaaagaatgggagaaaaaaaaaataatccagGTGTGCAAGGCTTAtggacatacccaagacaactcaaagctgtaattgccGTCCAAGGTGATTCGACAaactattgactcaggggtgtgaatacttattttaataagatatttctgcatttcattttcaataaattagcaacgTGTTTTCACTGTCATCACGTGGTGTTGCGTGTAGATGGATTATCAATAAACTTAATCCATTttgtattcaggctgtaacaacaaaatgtggaataagccaaAGTGTATGAacactttgtgaaggcactgtgagAGTTGGGAGGAGCTGAATTAGCTAGTCCCTTTCAATTCAGCCACCGCCACCCCCCCCCCATAAGTAAATCAAGCTTTAATTATAATGTTAGTCAGAGGAGATGGAGATTCAGTCATTGAGGTAGTCCACAAATTAAGATTCAGCTATGTGCTTgtaaccatcatcatctccaTATTATGGTATGCACCCAAGATCTGGTTCAGGCCACCGAAAATAGTGCATCTGTAAATGAATGTGGAACAAGAATTACCTGAGTATGGATTGTTGGCTAGCCCATCTCTGCCAGGCATTGTTGCGGTTGTACCAGGGAATGCAACTCCATAGTAGTCCTACAGGGAAATAGACACCAGGAGAAGCCAAACAGATTCAACAGTCATTGAGGTAGTCCACATATTAGGATTCAGCCATGTGCTTGTAACCATCTCCATGTTATGACAGGGACACAGATATGCAATATTAATCattaacatttatttttgtttggGTCATCTAAACCAGAGACCGTGCAAGAGTCCGTCTGGGCAAACAAATGTGTGCTGCATTGCTCTTCATCGGCGTAATACATGTGTGAAAAGTTACTCACCATAGGCAGACGAGACTGCAGCATCTGTAGGTCCTCATATCCATAGATCTGCTTTAGAGAGGTACAATGACCAAATGAAACAGGTCAACTAAAATAATCCACATATTCAACCAAGAACCGAAAGGTATTAaagggaagagagcgagagaaagggtgCGATGGCAGGCCAGTGAGAGAAAGACTTGGGGAAAACAAGACTGGTAAAGAGAAATGGATGGGAATTCATGGAAACAAAGAACGAGCATGCAAGAGAAAAAGAGGTTTAGCGTCGTTACCGGGTATGCAGGGAGCAGGCCTCCAGGGCCCATAATGTACTGATTAGCCAGCAGAGGGGGCAGTCCTTGGGCCAAGTTAGGGGGGGCTTTGCCTGTGGAacaagaatgagagaggggggagccaAAATTACCAAGGTCTACAGTCAAATAATAGACAGCAGAGAGTAGGACCGTTAAGTGACTAAAAAAACCTGTGTGTGACAGCATGGTTCTCCTGAGCTCACCAGAGGTGGTGTTCAGCAGGGGTTGGGGTTGGGCAGTGCGTCCGGCAGCTGAGAGGGTGGTGTTGCCATTGGTGGATAGACCAGGTGCTCCGGGGACATGCATCATGCCATTGGAGCTGCTAACCGCAGCATTGATGGAAGGTCCAGATGAGGAAGAGAAGGCGTGGAGACTACTGCTCTCCTCGCTGGTCATCTGTAGGGCGGCGGGAGGGAGAGTTGGACAGACAGCAGTTACATTTTTTGGTAGCATTTTTACTCTTCACATTTTCAGAGCTTATTTTAGATAAGTTTTGGACGTGATTTACATTAACCCCAGAAGAAGACACCGTGCTGACCGTAAGGGAGGAGCTAGTGGAGAGGGCAGATCCTGACGAGTATGTACTGGTCACATGACTGGGGAAACCGTGGCAGAGAAAACAGGTAACGTTACCAAATCATCCGATGAGTCTTAAAGTTTAAACCAACTCATTACAACAAGGACTTTATTATTTTGTCAGTCAATAGAGTAGATGGGAGATTCAGTCATTGAGGTAGTCCACATATTAAGATTCATCTATGTGCTTgtaaccatcatcatctccaTTATAAGAATTACTGGGGGGAGGGGAGTGATGGGCTTACCTGCTGACAGATGGTAGAGGGGCAGAGTAGGAAGGTGTGGGGGCTGGGGAGGGAACATGGTGGACGGGGCCACTGTCACTGCTCATGGGAGGTGATTGTGGCTTAGGGGTTCGAGAAACCAACGACATCGctgaaagagaagaaacagataAGCAAGCATGCTGGACTTCACCATGAAATAACACTTTCGGCAATCACAAATTCTCCTGAGTACTTACAGTCCTCAGGGCCCTGTGTCCTCACGCCACCATAGCCATTCTGTGAAAGACATTGACATTCTCAGTCGGCCATCTTGATTTCACTATACAGTGCTGATAAAGTAGAGCTCCAGTAATCTTAAATAATGCCTGAGGGTCTTAAGTGTCCATTGACCATAGGAGATTCAGTCATTGAGGTATTCCACATAGTAAGAGTCAGATATGTGCTTGTAACCATCATCTCCATATCTATGAGAGACAGGAGGAGTAGTCTTAAATCGAAAGAGTGTCTGACCACACCTGACAAATCCAGTGTTGGTGACTCACAGTGAGAGGGGCGGCGGGGGCGTCTTTGCTCTGGGGGTAGCCCAGGTGGGGGGGCATGCGCTGCACGGGGCCGTTGTCCACTCTGCTAGctgaggaggtggagggtggggcGGCGCTGGGGAGACCCAGGGAGGGGGATGGTGTGGCACTGGGCAAACCCAGAGACGGGAAACTGGGGTCTGATATCGACGGAGGCATGGATGACAAGCTGCCAAGGGGCTCACTGCAACAACAACGTAAAGGGACGAGTTAGTGTAAAGCAAGTTCACCGTGGCCTCTACCCCTATACAACACAGTTATACTAAGAAAATGCAGTAAATAAACACCTGACTGGTCCAGGTTTGGAAAACAAGCTGCTTTGGGGCTGGGGTACAGCTGTGGGGGCCAGATCCCTGGCAGGCTCAGCCTGGTGGCCCATGTCAATCACACTGGGCTCCGAGTCAAAGTCCAGGGCCCCAAATTGCACGTTAAGACCAGACACATCTGCTGAGCCTGGCATCTCCACCGCAGATGAGGGGATCTGAGGAGACCAAGCAAGAGGGATTAGgaaagaggatgagagggacAAACTATTAACAAAGTTTAATACATAAatcacactcagtcacacactctAAGACATTTCAGACCGAATGTGTGCAAAGTTGCACTTACCTACAGTACTTTTAGATATGTTTAcaaatggttgaaaaacaaacaCTCATTGTTATGTACCCTCTGAGTGAGCAGGCAACCTCTACTTCCACACGTTTCCTAACCTTTGAGGGAGGAGGTACTCTGCGTCTCTGGGTCTTGATCTGCCTCTGTGGGGGTTCAGCCATGGGAGCCTGATGGTCCAGGGAGGGTCCGTCTCTGGGAGGCGGGGGCCCGGCATCGTAGTGGCCTGGGGGAGTAGGTACCTGGGGGGGAAGAGACAGAGGCTCTGCCTGGGGCAGGGAGCTATGCTGGGCCTGCTGCTGCCGCTGGGCCAGCTGGCTGAGGACAGAGGACGGCTCCGGCTGCATCTTTAGATCCActggagaagacagagagaagagttAATGGTGGCATTAGCAGTCCAGTAAATACAGATCTGACTCCTCAAATCTGCATGTACCATGAGTCTGCTGCCCCCCCAAAACTGTCACCATATACTTGACTTTTGGGGGGGATAGAATGAGAAGTTGAACagagtgataatgtattggggaAAAAATGCAATGAGGATGGAAGGAGATTCAGTCATTGAGGTAGTCCACACATTAAGATTCAGCTATGTGCTTGTAACCATCATTATCTCCTCCTATTCAACAAGTCGATACAGACAAACAATGACATGTACCCACACCTCACTTGAAACTTTTCCATATGATAGCACCCGTATGTGTCTTACAGTGAGAGGTTAGAACAGGGCCCTTCTCCACTCTCGGGGCCTTGGTTTCACTGGCAGAAATGGGGGCGGAGCCTTGAACTGCAGGTGGACCGGATTCTTTGGCGACACTGCTGTTGTCCGCGGTGACCAGCTGCTGATGGGTCCGCGGGGTGAGCTGGGGCCCGTTGAGCTGCTCTGGTATCCTAACCTCACCCGGGTTCGGCTTGGGCCCACTCAGAGCCCCAAATCCAGAGCCAAGGACTGAGGACTAACAGACAGAGCAAGACAGTtgatagtgtgtctgtgtgaaagcCTGTACAGATATGTATAACcatgaaaagtgtgtgtgtgtggctggctgCCTCACCAGGGCACCGTGGGTGTAGCTAGTGCCAGAGGCAGCACTGGCATAGCTGTGTGTGGCGGTGCGAGCGCAGTTGTGGTGAGAGTTGGTGAACACCAGGCTCTGGCCCCCCACGCACACAGGGGCAGGGGGCTCCATGCCACCCAGatccgcctccacaccgcccgtCTTGGGCAGCAGCGAGCCCATGTCCACACTGGAGAGGAAAGAGGACGACCAGTACATTTACAATGGGACACTGAGTGGATAGTTTAGTGTTGTACCCTGATACTACTTCTTTGCCAAAATGAAATATCACTTCTATTTATGTATAATACCTCGCATTTATATATTGCTCTCTCCATGAGAAGTTGAGCAGAGTGAACACAATGGAAAAAATAATTAAGTAACTGGACGAAAGGAGATTCAGAGATTGAGGTATTGCACACAACGGGTTCAGCTATGTGCTCGTAACCATCATCTCCATTATTTTACAAGCAGATATAGAGAGAACTTATTACATATACCCACAACTCAtatttggggcagcagggtagcctagtggttagagcattggactagtaactggaaggttgcaagttcaaacccccgagctgacaaggtacaattctgtcgttctgcccctgaacaggcagttaacccactgttcctaggccttcattgaaaataagaatttgttcttaattgacttgcctagttaaataaaggtaaaataaaaaataaataaatatcattACTATGAAACCTTCGCATTCCAACCCAAAGCCATTTTACTGTTATTTGTGAGAATTCGTGCTGTAAGACTCGGGGAAAGACGACAGAGATCGAGTATTTCATGGGGTTAAGTGTGCGTTCCTGTGAGCATTAGATTGGAGCCCATACTTGTGTCCAGATGTGATGTGGTTCGCAGGAGCAGAGGCAGTGAACACTTTGGTTTCAGACAGCTGTTGATAAAAACAGAATATCAGGAAGAGAACCTTTGTTatgcgtgtgtgcttgtgtagCCACTGTAATATAAAGTCGAAAGTGGCAACCATCACTCACATCCTCATTCCAGTCTTCTGCAGCCCAGTCTTCCAAGTTGCCTCTCCATGTTCCTCCTATGATGGTAGGGGACAGTAGGGGTACGTGAGTTAGTCCTCATGTCCGACAGAGCTCAGTCAGCAGCACAATCagagttgtgttcattaggggCGCACAGAGCAAACACTAATGTATCACAAAGGAAAACAAAATACTTTCTTATTGGACAAACCCAGGTTGTCCATTCCAGTTTTAAAATCGGGTTTCTTCCTTttcggtgcctaatgaacacggtCCTGGTTGAGGCCAAACCGCACTGCTCCAACTGTGTCCAGGactatactactacaaccatGCTTTAACGCTCTAAAACCTACACCTCGAAAGGGAGTGGGCTACATTTCAGAACTCAGGCAAACCAATTTGACCGTATAGAGTGTCAAGATCAAGCTTATTGGTTACAGCGGAGACATTTAATCCCCTCCAggatcaagatccctgttgcctAAAATGTTTTGAGAGTTTCTTATTTTTAAATAGCCCCCCGTGTAGACATTCAGTAATACCATATACCCCGGAGTTGTACAGAAACGGTATGAAAATCCAGATACCGCCCAACCCTACTCACCTATACCATCTCCACCTTCGTTCCCCTCTGCTTCCCAAGTTTCCTGGTGAGACCCGCTAGAGTTAGCGTTGTAGTCGGCGGGGTTGAAGATCCTTAGGTGGGGAGAGGGTTAGGGGTTCATCTATGTGCTTGTAATCATTATTAAGCAACGCTATGATACAGTGAAACagccacatctacacacacttgTTAGatttactgcactgtcggaactagaagcacaagcatttcactacactcgcattaacatctgctaaccatttgtatgtgaccaataaattagatacacacagctgaataaacAAACAGCAGGAGATCGCCAGTGTGGATCTTCAACTCACCCCATCCCCTGAGAGGAGAACCTGTTCCCACCAGCTGCTCTTCCCCTTCCGCGACCCCCCAACCCtaaagacacacagaaacactacgTCTGACCTCTGCTGCAAGACACAAACCAATCCATTAAATTACATTACTAATGCCTGTGTTTTAAAACAGACATGTTTTCAGCACAAATGTCTGATATGTGTTGCTTCAAAACAGGTTAGAAGGGGGCATGGTACAGTATGGTGTGCATGCTGCTATGAGTCAGTTACATGTAGACTGGTAGAGAATTTTGAACAGACTGAACACCTGACACTACTTGCTTATCAGAAATCAGGGTTGGATTTCAGGCTGACAGCATTTGACAGGTCTTGGATCAGTATACGAGGATTGGCTTAGCCTAGACAGCTTAGGACATATGATAAATACATTTACAGACAGCAACTGCCATCACTGCCAGATCTGACTTTACCCCAACCAAAACAACCTCCCTGGCTTGTCCACCCCTTCTCCCCGTTCTATAGCAGCTGCAGGACagtagtgcattcagaaagtattcatacctcatgacttattccacattgtgttacagccCGAACACAAAATGGATTTAATAGatatttctcacccatctacacacaacaccacataaagacaaagtgaaaacctgttcatgttgtaaatgcattgaaaataacataatttacataataattcaaacccctttgctatgacaccccaaattgagctcaggtgcatctaaCTTATTTCCAATGtcactacaacttggagtccacctgtggccaattcaattgtttggacagtTTATAtaatggtcccacagttgacagcgcacgccagagcagaaactataccatgaagtccaaggaaccgTCTCTAGATCCCcgagatagaattgtgatgaggcaaaTATCTGGGGAAGGCTATAAAACTATTTCTATAGTGTTGGAAATTTCCTAGAGCGAAGTGGTCTCCATCCTTGagaaattgaaaaaatatggaGCTACCCAGACTCAGCCTAGAACTGGCCgtccaaccaaactgagcaactgggCAAGAAGCACTGACAGAACTAGAgcgttccttggctgagatggaagaatctgccagaaggacaacagtctctacagtggccagacagaagtcacTCCAGAGAAAAAGTTACATTACAGTGTGCctgaagtttgcaaaaaggcatgtgAAAGACATACGGGTAAAGtttgtggtcagatgaaaccaaaatgtaactctttggcctgaacgtaaagtgctatgtctggagaaaaccagtctaacaccatccctactgtgaagcatggtggcggcagcatcatgcgtggggatgcttttcagcagcagggactggaagactgaTAAGCATAAAgtgaacaatgaatggagccaaatacagtcAAATCCTTGAGAAcatgcttcagagtgcaaacgagAGACTGAGGCTAAGATTTACATTCCAAAAggaaaatgaccctaagcacaaagccatgctggaatggcttcagaacaagaatgtgaaagtcattgagtgacccagccagtcTGCAGAAAGACTTGCAGATTGCTTTTCACCAccactccccatctaacttaacagcgcttgagaaaatctgcaagcaAGAAtgagagaaaatccccaaatccagatgtctATGGTATGTATATCAGCCTTGCACAACTCAATGCTGTTATCACCACCCACGGTGCTTAtataaagtattgactcaggagtgtgaatacttaagtaaattaggaaatttattgaaaatgaaatgcataAATATCTAACATCTCtagaaacatgttttcactgttattatggggtattgtgtgtagattggtgagaaatTAGAtatcattttaaattcaggctgtaacaaaatgtgaaataggTCAAAGGAATACTTTGAAGATTGTATATTTCACACACAATGGCACTTACAAGAATTGCTGGGCGACACAAATGGACATATCGCcaactaaaccccccccccccatcaactaGATACCCACTTTATATGCCATTTTGGGGAGGATTAATGTAGAGGCTGTTGTATAGCATGGCAAAGTGGAATCTTGTGGGCAGGGTGTGGCAAGGTACAACAAGGCTCAGTGGGACATTAGTTCAGGTTGGCCAGTACCAGTAACGTAGTATAATGGGCAAAAAAACAGATTTGACAAGGTGCAGGTAGACAGAACAGAGCACTTAGGAAAAAAAATAAGTGTCTGCAAACTGTAGCGCTCCCGATGCAATGGATTTATCAAATAATCAACACTTAATAATATCAGAGCTATAGAATTCAGATACAtgacatggccaaaagtatgtgtacacacccttcaaatgagtggattcggctatttcagccatacaaGTTGCagacaggtgtgtaaaatcgaAGCGCACAGCCATGCCATCTGCAGACACAacggcagtagaatggcctgggaccgtcataggatgctaccttttcAAGTCGGTTTgttacatttctgccctgctagagctgccccggtcaactgtaggtgctgttattgCAAAGTGGAAATATCTAGGAGAAACAGCTCATCTGGAAAATAATAGGTCCCACAAGCTCAAaggaacaggaccgccgagtgctgaagcatgtaaacATTGCGTCCTtggtgcaacactcactactgagttccaaactgcctctggaagcaatgtcagcacaagaaccgttcgtcgggagcttcatgaaataggtttctaTGGCCAAGCAGCCGTATAGAACCTTACGATCACCATACGCAGCATTTGGCTGGATTGGTGTAAAGCTtgtcaccattggactctggagcagtggaaaagcatCCTGTGGAGTGATAAAACACACTTCACCATCGCACAGTCCAACGAACACatttgggtttggtggatgccaggtgaaagctacctgccccaatgcatagggccacctgtaaagtttggtggaggaggaataatggtttgggcaaggccccttagttccagtgaagggaaatcttaatgcacagcatacaatgacattctagatgattctgcgcttcaactttgtggcaacagttcagggaatgccctttcctgtttcagcatgacaatgtccccatgcACAAAGAAAGGtgtatacagaaatggtttgagatcagagtggaagaacttgactggcctgcacagagccctgacctcaaccccatcaaacacctttgggatgaattggaactccgactgagagccaggcctaatcgcccaacattagtgTACGAGCTCACTAATGCTCTCATGGCTGAacagaagcaagtccccgcaggaatgttccaacatctagtggaaagccttcccagaagagtggaggctgttatagcagcaaagagggaccAACTGCATATTAATGGCtaagattttggaatgagatgtttgacgagcaggtgtccacctaCTTTTGTCTATGTAGTGTACATAATTTTCATAGTAGTATTTACCTCTGCCAGCAACGCCTCTCCCCCTGCGACCACGGTCAGCCACTTTATCCCCAGAACACATTTCAAACCCATTCTCTTCTGGCCGAACTGAAAAGGAGAGGCAAAGGGAGAAACAATTACGTATAAGTCAACACACAAGCAAAAACAAAGAGATATGATTTATGTAACACACTTCCTATCATATCTCCCCCTTGGGTGTgttccccctcaccctctctgctGCGGTTGGCTCCACGGCCCCTCCTGTTGGGGACTCCGCGGCTCCGGCTTGCCTCGcgatctcctctcttctctcggtTGTCCTTCATCTCCGAGGgacccccctccttccctcgcaCCTTTTTCCCAACTGTCTCCCAGGTGGTCTGACAGACAAAGATACCTTATTGCAAACACGAAGACACTCAACACTAAATAAGCAAACTTGGAAAATGGGTACTAGATTTGGTTATGAGAATATATTGATGCAAACTTGGTACTGAATAGTCAAGTGGTTGAAGGGGCTATCAATTATCAAATATTTTTCTTTAAATTGATGTGTACTCATGgattcttaaagaatataacttAAAATGCCACAGCTTGCATCCTGCCAGAAGCCAAAATACAACCGTGTTTTACACCTTTGTgtaaaaatgtaaacaaacacttttgccacaaaacatggttaaaaaaaacaataattttTATTTCATGGGTGGTCAGTCCATAAGTCAGACTATGAATTTGATAGTGgctacatttcttcagcctcatcACTAAGCTGTTTATCAAAACAGTAGCTGGGAGACCGCTTTGTAGTTGTTGGAACTACAGATTACGCCTTTAATGAGAGTTAGTGGCACTGGATGAGTCAGAGCAAGGGTGAAGGTGAGCGTCTTTCGGGGACCCTCACTGTGTCAGAGGTGCTTTCCAGCAGGAAATTGATGGCTCTGTTGACATCCTCATTGCAGTCATGGAGGGCCACCATGCACTCATCTTGGGTCTTCCCAGTCACCTCAATCAGCTGTGGGAACACAATCAGCACGTGTGCACAACAACTCAGCTTTATTTACACAAGCACACCCACACAGATGTGGGGCTAGTGTGCATTGGTACTGAACTTAATCATACACGTATTAGGCTACATAAATTCTCCACATTTTCACAACTTGTTTCACACTGTACTCACCTGTTTGACCTTATCCTCAAAGTCAGCATCATTTTTGTCATAGATCATCTGGGCAAGCCGAATCTGTTCTGCTGTGGCCTGCATTCAAAGAGGGCAGTTACACACATGTCAACTCTATTGTTGGTTTGTGTAATGGCAGGAATAACATGAGAACCAAAGGTTCACTGTGTACATAGTGTTGCTAATCTGAAAGTGTGTATGAAACTCACTTGTATCTGTTTCTGTGggtgtgtggtttgtgtggtAGTGGGCAGCGCTCTGTCCCGAGTTCCTCGAGCTGGATTGCTGACCACTGAAGtcatcatatacagtatatacaaaacaATGTATGTACAAAATAGAAAAATCTGAAACATATGAGGGGGGACATCAATCAGTGAAAGGGACATCAATAATTTCAACCTGCTAGACAAACCTTGGATCTCTGTAGTGTATACAGTACGGAGTCTTGCTTTTGTTAACTTTTCCATGTTAGACTAACCCCATCCATTACCCCTCATGTTTAAATTTAGACATCAAAACCAGGGGGAGGCTGTTCTGGTGTCAGCTTACATCTCTCATGCACAGTCAAAAACAGTTTCACAAACATAGCTCGATGTACAGGTCAAACAAGCGTCACACATACATCTGACTAAGGTTAGAACATCATAACCTCAAGTTTATTAAATGGCACCTTTGAGTATTGACTACTTATAAAACAGGACAATTATGTTGCTCTGTATTGACATGGCCAAGTAGTTTGGTATGGCTGTGAATGACGCTAAGCTAGCTAACGTAGCTTAGTCAACTATTTTTGAAAGTTCTAGCGAGGGCCTTGTGCAAACCACAGCGCCAAGTCCAAATCATGGGCAGCCATTTGGGGTGGCAAAAAACGAATTTGCGCCGTGCCAGGGATTCATGTGCCCGTGAAGTTAATCAAAACAGTAACGTTTGTTAGCTAAATTAGGCCTCACTACCGGACTGGCAAGTGGCTATAGTAGATTGCCTAGGTAGTTAGCTGAAAAACCAACTGATTAATGTAATAATGATAGTGCGTAGCTGGCTTGTTAGCACTCGTCTCGCTAACATTAAACAGATGCCATTATTAGTTATTGTGACAGCTGCGTTCTCTTATCCGGGTGGGAACACATGAACAAACTAGTTGATTATAGTAACTACTGTTAAATTAGCTAGTAAATTAGGCTAAGGTAGTTAGCTAGCCAATTTAGACGAGTCTCCTCGTTATTGAACGAAAATGAATCTTACTAAAGTATTTCTGAGCAGGATTAACGTTACGTTAACTACTTCCAACAATCAGTGCGTCCCAAAAGtatagcttcagagtttgtttaATTCGATGATTCACATGTCAAGAGGATGACCAACGTTGACTTgctaacattagttagctaaAATATTGCCAAGAAAAAGTAACAGTATTTGTTCAAATATACAAATTGAGCCTGGACAAAGCCCAAATGTACTAATTGCCTCAACCTTAAATATCCAGATGTTTTAGGTAATAACCCCATAACGCCACATAGATAAGCATGCTTACGACGTTATAGCAGATCACTTTCGACAAAAATAAACAATGTTGAGGACGAAACTCTTTGTGTAACCGGCTAGCTAGCTACTAAGTAGCTAGCTAAGCTACTGGTCGCTCCCATTGGAGCAGAAACATCAGTGACCCAACACAGGTCATCTTATGTTAAATTAGCTAATCAAATGTAGTAACGTTTACTATGTACACCTTGTAAAGTACTATGGCGTACCCGAAACGATTTGCTAGCAAGAAGCGTGTGAACATGGCTAGCTAGTCAGTAGTTAGCTACTTGACCCGTGGGTTAGCTGATAGCATGCTAGCAAATCTTTCTAGCATTTGAAAACGTTCGCACAATGCAATTGCTACGGCAGGGCTAGAATCTCCTAGCTCCATCCGCACCTCGTCGTCGCTTAAGTGGTTAACTGGTAACGTCAAATGATGGCCCGGTCTGTCTCTTCGCGAATAGTATTACTGAAGTCAATCAAACCCATACAACAAATGCACGAACTGTATTTTTCGTCAATGTTATCATAACAAacctttttatt
The genomic region above belongs to Oncorhynchus mykiss isolate Arlee chromosome 6, USDA_OmykA_1.1, whole genome shotgun sequence and contains:
- the LOC110525392 gene encoding ubiquitin-associated protein 2 isoform X5, whose amino-acid sequence is MMTSVVSNPARGTRDRALPTTTQTTHPQKQIQATAEQIRLAQMIYDKNDADFEDKVKQLIEVTGKTQDECMVALHDCNEDVNRAINFLLESTSDTTTWETVGKKVRGKEGGPSEMKDNREKRGDREASRSRGVPNRRGRGANRSREVRPEENGFEMCSGDKVADRGRRGRGVAGRGLGGRGRGRAAGGNRFSSQGMGIFNPADYNANSSGSHQETWEAEGNEGGDGIGGTWRGNLEDWAAEDWNEDLSETKVFTASAPANHITSGHNVDMGSLLPKTGGVEADLGGMEPPAPVCVGGQSLVFTNSHHNCARTATHSYASAASGTSYTHGALSSVLGSGFGALSGPKPNPGEVRIPEQLNGPQLTPRTHQQLVTADNSSVAKESGPPAVQGSAPISASETKAPRVEKGPVLTSHLDLKMQPEPSSVLSQLAQRQQQAQHSSLPQAEPLSLPPQVPTPPGHYDAGPPPPRDGPSLDHQAPMAEPPQRQIKTQRRRVPPPSKIPSSAVEMPGSADVSGLNVQFGALDFDSEPSVIDMGHQAEPARDLAPTAVPQPQSSLFSKPGPVSEPLGSLSSMPPSISDPSFPSLGLPSATPSPSLGLPSAAPPSTSSASRVDNGPVQRMPPHLGYPQSKDAPAAPLTVSHQHWICQNGYGGVRTQGPEDSMSLVSRTPKPQSPPMSSDSGPVHHVPSPAPTPSYSAPLPSVSSHVTSTYSSGSALSTSSSLTVSTVSSSGVNMTSEESSSLHAFSSSSGPSINAAVSSSNGMMHVPGAPGLSTNGNTTLSAAGRTAQPQPLLNTTSGKAPPNLAQGLPPLLANQYIMGPGGLLPAYPQIYGYEDLQMLQSRLPMDYYGVAFPGTTATMPGRDGLANNPYSGEATKFGRGDSSSPAPPNSLSQGPSTQPQQPPQAQSQGLGQSQGQQNQAFLNPPLPPGYGYTGLPYYAGMPGVPSAFQYGPTVFVPPASAKQPNMGLGNPSSQYHQQHQPSYGQHAYGTAPGLSSSGSSGGVADIGASMYSKTQSFDKQGFHAGTPPPFSLPSALGGTGPLNPGGAPGYAPPPFLHILPAHQQPHSQLLHHHLTQDGQGGPGQRNQSSSMQQKSQGSKSSYGSPYWAN